A stretch of DNA from Candidatus Saganbacteria bacterium:
TGAAACTTTAGCCATTGCCATGAACCATATCCATGGCAGGTCAAATACAGGCGAAGGAGGGGAAGACCCTGCAAGGTTCGCCGACAATAGAAGGTCTGCTGTCAAGCAAGTAGCTTCCGGCCGTTTTGGCGTCACTACTAACTATTTGGTTAATGCAGATGAGATACAAATAAAGATGGCGCAGGGAGCTAAGCCTGGCGAGGGCGGACAGCTTCCCGGCCATAAGGTTTCTGCGATCATAGCAAAAACTCGATACACGACGCAAGGGGTTACTTTAATATCTCCTCCGCCGCACCATGATATTTATTCGATTGAAGACTTGGCACAACTGATATTCGATCTAAAAAATGTCAATCCAAGAGCCATGATTTCAGTAAAACTTGTATCCGAGATCGGGGTTGGAACTGTTGCCGCCGGTGTCGCTAAAGGCCATGCCGATATGATCTTGGTTTCAGGCGGTGATGGAGGAACAGGGGCATCTCCAATAAGCTCAATTAAACATGCCGGGCTTCCCTGGGAGCTTGGGATATCGGAAACCCATCAAACATTGGTATTAAATGATCTGCGATCCCGTGTCAGGCTCCAAACCGATGGCCAAATGAGGACAGGGCGAGATGTGGCTATCGCCGCGATACTTGGCGCCGAAGAATACGGTTTTTGTACGGCTGCACTGATCGTTATGGGATGCGTAATGCTGCGCCACTGCCATTTAAACAACTGTTCAGTTGGAGTTGCGACCCAAGACGATATCTTGGAAGCAAAATTTGCAGGGAATCCGGATCACGTTGTAAATTATTTCACTTTCATAGCTTCAGAATTGAGGGAAATAATGGCAAGCCTTGGAATTTCTAAGATCGACGATCTTGTGGGGCGCGTTGACCTGCTTGAAACAAATACGGGCATTTTATCTTGGAAATCAAAAGATATCGATCTTTCAAAGGTCCTTTATAAGCCGGAAATCCAAAATAATGTCGGGATCTATCGCACAAAAGAACAGGATCACGGCATTGACAATGTATTGGACAGGAAATTGATCAAAATTTCTAAACCTGCATTGAACAGCAGGAAGGCGGTCTTGGAAGAACTTAAGATACAAAACGTCAACAGGACCACGGGCGCTATGCTTTCCGGTGAAATCTGCAAGCGTTTTGGCGAATCGGGTCTTCCGGATGATACTATTAAATTTAAATTCAATGGTGTTGCGGGACAAAGTTTTGGCGCATTTTTGGCTAAAGGCGCGACTTTTGAACTCGAGGGCTTTGCGAACGATTATGTCGGCAAAGGGATATCCGGAGGAAAAGTTATTATTTATCCCGATAAGAACACCGGCTACAAGCCCGATGAAAATATTTTGATCGGCAATACTGCATTTTACGGCGCAATAAATGGCGAAGCATATATTAAAGGCGTTGCGGGCGAGAGATTCTGCATCAGGAATTCCGGCCTTAATGGCGTCGTTGAAGGCGTTGGTGACCATGGATGCGAATATATGACCGGCGGGCACATTGTAATATTGGGCGCGACCGGACGCAATTTCGGCGCAGGGATGTCCGGCGGCGTCGCTTATGTTTATGATCTAGACAAAAAATTCAAGGACAGGTGCAATTTCGAGATGATAGAACTGCAGGAATTGGACGAAAGGGACCGCGTCGTCCTATACGACCTATTGAGAAAGCATCATTTGAACACGAATTCTCTGAAGGCGAAGTATATACTGGATAATTTGGACAAAGAAATAAAGAAATTCGTTAAAGTAATGCCCATCGAATATAAAAGGCTTTTAGAACAGAAAAAACTTGAAGAAAAATTAGCGCTAGACCAAGGAGCAGACTAATGGTTGGGGATCCAAGAGGATTTTTAAAAAACAAAAGGATCGCATCGGAATACCGTCCGGTTTGCGAACGCGTAAAAGATTATAAACAGGTCTTTGTATTAAGGCCCGATGAAGTGACGCGCGAGCAAGCTCGCCGCTGTATGGATTGCGGAACGCCCTTTTGCCATTCAGGATGTCCTATAGGCAATATTATCCCCGAATGGAATGAATTTATATATCACAATCAGTGGCAAAAAGCATTCGATATGCTTAATTCGACAAACAATCTTCCTGAAATTACCGGCCGTGTATGTCCTGCGCCATGTGAATATGCATGTGTATTAGGCATTAACAATGATCCGGTAACAATTCGTGAAAATGAGCTTGGAATAATCGAACATGCATTCAAGGAAGGCCTAATTAAAGCAAATCCGCCAAAAGTCCGCACAGGGAAATCAGTTGCTGTCGTAGGATCCGGTCCTGCTGGCCTTTCATGCGCCGCACAGCTAAATAGCGCAGGACATAAAATCACCGTTTTTGAAAGAGATGAGCAACTCGGCGGCATTATGCGCTATGGTATCCCTGATTTCAAACTCGAAAAGAGTGTCTTAGACCGAAGAATTGATATTTGGAAGCAGGAAGGCATTGAATTTAAGACAAACACTAATATTGGGAAAGATATTCCTGCAGAAAAGCTTACAAAAGAATTTGATGCCGTGTGTTTAACAGGCGGCGCGAAATTTCCAAGAGACCTTGCAATAGAAGGACGAAATCTTAAAGGCATTTATTTCGCCATGGAATATTTAACCCAATCAAACAAACTTATTGCTGGTGCAAATATAACAGATCCGATTTCTGCAAAGGGAAAGAGTGTTGTAGTTATAGGCGGCGGCGATACGGGATCTGATTGTGTCGGAACAGCAAATAGGCAGGGAGCTTCATGCGTTGTTCAAATTGAATTAATGCCTATGCCTTCAAAAGATAGGACTGAAAACTTCACATGGCCTAAATATCCTTTAATTCTAAAGACTTCTTCAAGCCACGAAGAAGGTGTTACCCGAAAGTGGTCAATTATGACAAAGTCATTTAAGGGTCAAGGCCATGCCTACCGGCAGGCAGGGTCAAGGGTAATGGGGCTTGAATGTATGCAAGTCGATGAAAAATTGAAAGAGATACCAGGGACAGAATTTGAGATCAAAGCTGATCTCGTTTTTCTTGCTTTGGGTTTCTTGGGGCCTGAAAAAACAGGAATGATAACCGAGCTTAGGCTGGAACTCGATCCAAGGTCAAATATTAAGACCGATGCTAATTATATGACATCGCGCAAAGGCGTGTTCTCGGCAGGAGATATGCGCCGTGGACAATCGCTAATTGTTTGGGCGATATCTGAAGGGCGCAAGGCCGCGCGGTTAATCGATGAATACTTGGTCGGCGATTCAACTCTGCCTATAATGTAGAAGTCCCGTTGAAATTTTCAAATTTTTCTCAAGATATACTAATATGCTTACTGTTTTACATGTAAATACGGCATCCGCCTTAAGGATGAGCGAAACTTTATTCGAGGCTCTGGCTCCGAAAGTATCGCTGAGGTTCAGGCCATTGCTCAATCCTTATCATCCGCTCCAGACAAAGCTTCGTGAAATAATGCCCGGCGCATATATCCATAGTTTATGCGTTGGGTCTGCCGCGGCAATAGCCGCAAGCCACATTGGCGCAAATGCAGATCTTGCAAGATGCATCGGGATTTACCATGATACGGGAAAGCTCGCTAATCCGGATTTTTTTGCAGGCGCAGTTTCCGGCGACAGGCTTCAGGCTCTAACAATAAAGGACAAGCAAGAATTGGCATTATTGCTCCTTCATCCATGGAATTCAGCCAGAATTCTTGGCCAATATCAGGGGTTTCCTCCCAAGGTTTTGGAAGGTGTTGAACAGCATCACGGCCGCATGCGGACGTATGCCAATATTGGCGCTGCATTATTGGGAACAATAACAGAGCCCGACCTGCATTACCCGGGGACTCTGCCAACAACCAAAGAAGCGGCCCTTGTGATGATAGCCGATAACTCGGAAGCGTATCTTGCCAAATTGTACAGGGATAATAGGATACCAAATGATCCTACCAGGAAATTCTTTCGAGGTGTTGTCCATAAGGTTATACTTGATTTGATGGGGACAAATCAATTTTCCAACAGCCATCTTACAATACCTGAGATCGAAAAAGCCGAAGGCATTATAATGTGGTTCTTTTATCGGTATTACAACGGCCTTCCCATAGACCACACCCCAGACCAGTTCCGCAAGCACGACCGCTCTGCGTAGCAGCGCCTCTAAGGCGCTGAAATTATAGCAAACGACCGAGCCTAAGAGGCTCGGCTACGCGGAGTAAGTAATCCTTTTTCTGCAGGCCATGATATAATTCTTACAAATGAACAGGATATTGCATAAAGACAAGCTCTCGGAAAATACTTCAAAAATAATAGTTGAAACTCCTCATATTGCAAATGCCGCAAAACCGGGACAGTTTATTGTCGTTGTGCCTACAGAGAAGGCCGAAAGGATCCCTTTGACCATAGCCGACCATGATATTAAAAAGGGAACGATAACGATAATTTTTCAAATAATCGGGGCAACAACAAAAGTGTTGGATTCTCTAAAAGCCGGAAATGAAATTGCGCATCTTTTGGGTCCTTTGGGCGTTCCGTCCGAGATCGAAAAGTTCGGAAGGGTTGTCATTATCGGCGGTGGGGTTGGAATTGCCGAGATCTATCCTCTAGTTAAGTCGCTAAAAGAAACTGGCAATGAAGTCGTTTCGATAATTGGTGCTAGAAACAAAGACCTATTGATCTATGAAGAAGAACTTAGATTACAGAGCACGGATCTTCGGGTTGCAACTGATGACGGATCTTCTGGAATTAAGGGGTTCGTCTCGGATATCTTAATGGAAATGATCTCTAAAAAAGAGAAAATTGATAGGGTAATAGCCGTAGGGCCGACTCCGATGATGAAAGTCATATGTGATATCACAAAACCATATAAAATAAGGACGATTGTTTCGCTAAATACCCTAATGCTTGATGCAACAGGCATGTGTGGTATTTGCAGGATAACTGTCGGCGGGAAAATTAAGTTTTCGTGCGTCGATGGCCCCGAATTTGACGGGCATGAAGTCGATTTTGTCGAATTATCTTCTCGGTTAAGAATGTTTAAAGATGTTGAAAAGCAAGCAATGGATCATGTTTGCAGGCTTATGACCCCCACTGACCCTTCGGAACATCTCCCCATGGCTAAGGGGGAGAATGAGAGGGGGTAAAAGGTTTACTATGGCTGAAAAAATACCAAAACAAGAAATGATAAATAGGCCGGCAACGGATAGAATAAAAAATTTTGAGGAAGTTCCATTAGGTTATACCGTCGATCAAGCTATTGCCGAAGCAAATAGATGCCTGCAATGTAAAAGCCCCAAATGTGTCGCGGAATGTCCAGTTGAAGTCGATATCCCCGCATTTATAAAATTTGTAGCTAAAGGCGACTTTGAATCAGCTGTCAAAAAAATAAAAGAAACAAATTCACTTCCGGCTATTTGCGGCCGAGTCTGTCCCCAAGAAGAACAATGCGAAATGAAGTGTATTATCGGCATTAAAGGAAAATCGGTCGGGATCGGTAATCTAGAAAGATTTGTTGCCGATTGGGAAAGAAGCAAACTCACCCCCAACCCCTCTCTTGTTAAGAGAGGGGTGCCGAACGAAGTGAGGCGAGGTGAGTTAGTTGCTGTTATTGGCAGCGGCCCATCAGGACTTGCATGTGCTGGAGACCTTGCTATTCTTGGATATCAAGTCACAGTATTTGAATCGCTTCATGTAACCGGCGGAGTTTTGACTTACGGGATCCCCGAATTCCGTTTACCCAAGAAGATCGTCGATCTTGAGATACAATACGTTAAAAGTTTAGGCGTTGAGATAAAAACCGATATGCTGATTGGCAATGTATATACGATAAATGATCTCTTAAAAGAATATAAGGCTGTTTTTATTGGATCAGGCGCCGGTCTTCCAAAGTTCATGGGAATTGTCGGTGAGAATTATGATGGTGTCTATTCCGCGAACGAGTTTTTGTTCCGCGTAAATATGATGAAAGCATGGAAATTTCCGGAATACTTAACTCCGATAAAGATCGGCAAACGTGTTGCTGTTGTCGGCGGCGGCAATGTGGCGATGGACGCGGCCAGGGTCTCATTAAGGCTTGGCGCCGATGAAGTCTATTTAATCTACAGGAGAACAGAAAAAGAAATGCCTGCTCGCCGTGAAGAGATCCATCGCGCGAAAGAAGAGGGGATAATATTCAAAGAGCTGACACTTCCTGCAAAATACCACAGGGGTGAAAATGGATGGATAACCGATCTTGAATGCATCCAAATGGAACTTGGGGATACTGACTCTTCAGGCAGGAGAAAACCCGTAGAAATTAAGAGCTCAAATTTCAAAATTCCGATTGATACAGCTGTTGTCGCTATTGGCAATTCTCCAAATCCTTTGGTCCCGCTTCGCACCCAAAACCTCAAAACACATTCATGGGGCGGAATAATAATTACAGAAGATGCACAAACTTCGATCAATAATGTTTATGCCGGTGGAGATATTGTCCGAGGCGCCGCTACGGTAATTTCCGCAATGGGCGACGGGAAAAAGGCCGCGAAAGAGATCAATAAGCTTTTATCGTCAAATAAATAATAGTGCTATCCAAAAAAGAAAATTTACCGCCGATCCGCTCAAGTACGGCAAATTACTGTGCATCGCGAGCGCGAACCCGCCAAAAATAGGCCCTGCAATTCGCCCTAAGCTATCGATGGATTGCATTGCTCCCATTGTAGCCCCTTCATCTATCTCTGTCCTTTTGGAGATTAGAGATGCCAAGCTTGGGCGGCAAAGGCCAGCTCCCGCGCTTGCAATTCCAACAAAGATCATCAGAGAAATAAAATCATATGAAAAGATCGTAAGGAGATAACCGATCGAAGATAATATCAGGCCGATCTTAACGATGTTTTCTTCCCCGAACCTTTTAATTAATCGGCCTATCAGCATGCCTTGGATAATTACTATCACAACACCCATTGAGACAAATATCCAGCCCATTTCGACCGCTCCAAAATTCAGCTTGTCTTTCGCGAAAAGCGAGAATGTGCCTTCAAAATTCGCGGTCGAGAATGAAACGACAAAAACCAGGAAAAACGCGAAGGCCAAAAACCCCCTAAGCGACAGCAGGTGTTTGAACCTATTGTATTCGACCTCGCTGCGGCTTCGTTTTTTCTTTGATTCTTTCAGGAATATTGCCGCAAAGAGGAGATTTATTACGGCTAAGACTGCAGAGAAAAAGAACGGCGCGCTAAAGTGCAATATGGAAAATAAGCTTCCGATAGCAGGACCTACAATTACGCCAAGGCCCATTGCGGCGCCCATTAGGCCCATTCCATGGCCACGGTTTTCCGTATCGGTCACATCAGCGACATATGCCATAGCCGTCGGAAGGCATGCAGAAGATAGTATCCCGCCTAATATCCTCGAGGCAAAAAGCATCAGAAGGCTGTCCGCAATGCCGAAAAGAACGAATGAAACGGCAAATCCCGCAAGACCTATCAGGATTATGGGCTTTCTCCCGTATTTATCAGAAAGTGATCCCCAAACAGGCGAAAAGATAAACTGCATCAGCGAATAGCTTGCCATAAGCAAGCCTATTTGGAACGAGGTCGCGCCCAGGTTCAGCGAAAAAAAGGGGAGGATCGGGAGTATTATCCCAAAACCGGCCATGACTAAAAACATGGTCATGAACAATATTATTATCCCGGAATTTCTTAATCCCATGTTAAAAATTATTTTCTATGATCTTTCTTGTTTCATCCATATTCAAAAGGATAACGCTTCCCGCGGCGTTGTTGCCGGGGTCTCCAGGCAAAGTGATGCTCCTAAAGTTATTTTTCGGCATCATTCTCATATTATTTGCAAGCATAATGAAGCCTTTCAGACTTAAGTCGCTTTTGACGTTTACCCTAATGAGGTTGATGATGAACGGAGCTTTGATGATCGATTGGAAAGACGCAAGCCTTGAAGATAATGCATTCAAAAATTTCTGCTGGCGTTCAATGCGCCCTAGGTCGCCTAAGGCATCGTGCCTGAACCGCACATATTCCTCGGCCTGCTTCCCGCTCAACCTCTGCCATCCGGCCTTGAGATTTATAAAAAGTCCCTGGGCTCGGTCGATGTAAAACATGTCTTTATCAACGTTTATTAGGACGCCGCCTAGAAGGTCTACAAGTTTAGGCAGGGTCGCGGTATTTACAATCAGATATTTATCGATCGGGATATCGAGAAGTTTTTCGATCGTTGCCTTAGTAAGGCTTATTCCGCCCAAAACAAAGGCGGCATTTATTTTATTGTATCCAAACCCCGGCACTGCAACATATGAATCCCTTGGTATCGAAACAATATTCAGCCGGTTCACCAGCGGGTCGACATGAAGGACCATGATCGAGTCGCTGCGGCCGCTTTCCGAAATGATCTTCCCGGTTTCGGCGTTGGTGTCGAGATCGGTCCCGATGACCAAGATATTCATTGGGCGGCCGATGATGCCGAATTTTATGATAAATGGGATATGGGCGGGGAAAAATAAATTCGTGTAAAAGTAAATTATTCCCAGGAACAGGACGATTATCCCGATAAGCCTCAACCAATCGACATGTTTCCCGGTTTTTGTCATTTCTTTTCGTAGCCGATCGGGATAAGGAGCAATGGTTCGTGGTCGGGCGGAAGGCTCATTGAAGCCGCAACGACATCGTCCCAGAACGAACCGACACAGACTGTTTTAAGGCCTAAAGCTGTCGCCTGAAGGAGAAGATTTTCTGATGCAGTACCAGCTTCTATGTAGACATATCTTTCGGCTCGGCTGCCGAATTTTGTCCTTGTTTTATTATAGTTTGCCGAAACAATAACAATAAAAGGAGCTTCAGCTACAAAAGTCTGCGCTAGCGCGGCTCGGGCCAAGCTTTGCCGCTTATCGCCTTTTACGATAACCTCAAGTTTATGCTCTAATGGCAGGTAATGGTATACGCCGGTCTTGTCCAC
This window harbors:
- a CDS encoding sulfide/dihydroorotate dehydrogenase-like FAD/NAD-binding protein — encoded protein: MNRILHKDKLSENTSKIIVETPHIANAAKPGQFIVVVPTEKAERIPLTIADHDIKKGTITIIFQIIGATTKVLDSLKAGNEIAHLLGPLGVPSEIEKFGRVVIIGGGVGIAEIYPLVKSLKETGNEVVSIIGARNKDLLIYEEELRLQSTDLRVATDDGSSGIKGFVSDILMEMISKKEKIDRVIAVGPTPMMKVICDITKPYKIRTIVSLNTLMLDATGMCGICRITVGGKIKFSCVDGPEFDGHEVDFVELSSRLRMFKDVEKQAMDHVCRLMTPTDPSEHLPMAKGENERG
- a CDS encoding SagB/ThcOx family dehydrogenase, with amino-acid sequence MRKRIITSLILIVFCSLAYAETITLPQSRSTGQMSLEEAIYRRRSERSFLETPLNSTQISQLLWACQGITDPQWNFRSAPSAGSLYPLEIYAVDKTGVYHYLPLEHKLEVIVKGDKRQSLARAALAQTFVAEAPFIVIVSANYNKTRTKFGSRAERYVYIEAGTASENLLLQATALGLKTVCVGSFWDDVVAASMSLPPDHEPLLLIPIGYEKK
- a CDS encoding MFS transporter, whose protein sequence is MGLRNSGIIILFMTMFLVMAGFGIILPILPFFSLNLGATSFQIGLLMASYSLMQFIFSPVWGSLSDKYGRKPIILIGLAGFAVSFVLFGIADSLLMLFASRILGGILSSACLPTAMAYVADVTDTENRGHGMGLMGAAMGLGVIVGPAIGSLFSILHFSAPFFFSAVLAVINLLFAAIFLKESKKKRSRSEVEYNRFKHLLSLRGFLAFAFFLVFVVSFSTANFEGTFSLFAKDKLNFGAVEMGWIFVSMGVVIVIIQGMLIGRLIKRFGEENIVKIGLILSSIGYLLTIFSYDFISLMIFVGIASAGAGLCRPSLASLISKRTEIDEGATMGAMQSIDSLGRIAGPIFGGFALAMHSNLPYLSGSAVNFLFWIALLFI
- a CDS encoding glutamate synthase subunit beta, giving the protein MVGDPRGFLKNKRIASEYRPVCERVKDYKQVFVLRPDEVTREQARRCMDCGTPFCHSGCPIGNIIPEWNEFIYHNQWQKAFDMLNSTNNLPEITGRVCPAPCEYACVLGINNDPVTIRENELGIIEHAFKEGLIKANPPKVRTGKSVAVVGSGPAGLSCAAQLNSAGHKITVFERDEQLGGIMRYGIPDFKLEKSVLDRRIDIWKQEGIEFKTNTNIGKDIPAEKLTKEFDAVCLTGGAKFPRDLAIEGRNLKGIYFAMEYLTQSNKLIAGANITDPISAKGKSVVVIGGGDTGSDCVGTANRQGASCVVQIELMPMPSKDRTENFTWPKYPLILKTSSSHEEGVTRKWSIMTKSFKGQGHAYRQAGSRVMGLECMQVDEKLKEIPGTEFEIKADLVFLALGFLGPEKTGMITELRLELDPRSNIKTDANYMTSRKGVFSAGDMRRGQSLIVWAISEGRKAARLIDEYLVGDSTLPIM
- a CDS encoding HD domain-containing protein, with the translated sequence MLTVLHVNTASALRMSETLFEALAPKVSLRFRPLLNPYHPLQTKLREIMPGAYIHSLCVGSAAAIAASHIGANADLARCIGIYHDTGKLANPDFFAGAVSGDRLQALTIKDKQELALLLLHPWNSARILGQYQGFPPKVLEGVEQHHGRMRTYANIGAALLGTITEPDLHYPGTLPTTKEAALVMIADNSEAYLAKLYRDNRIPNDPTRKFFRGVVHKVILDLMGTNQFSNSHLTIPEIEKAEGIIMWFFYRYYNGLPIDHTPDQFRKHDRSA
- a CDS encoding LCP family protein, whose translation is MTKTGKHVDWLRLIGIIVLFLGIIYFYTNLFFPAHIPFIIKFGIIGRPMNILVIGTDLDTNAETGKIISESGRSDSIMVLHVDPLVNRLNIVSIPRDSYVAVPGFGYNKINAAFVLGGISLTKATIEKLLDIPIDKYLIVNTATLPKLVDLLGGVLINVDKDMFYIDRAQGLFINLKAGWQRLSGKQAEEYVRFRHDALGDLGRIERQQKFLNALSSRLASFQSIIKAPFIINLIRVNVKSDLSLKGFIMLANNMRMMPKNNFRSITLPGDPGNNAAGSVILLNMDETRKIIENNF
- the gltA gene encoding NADPH-dependent glutamate synthase, with the protein product MAEKIPKQEMINRPATDRIKNFEEVPLGYTVDQAIAEANRCLQCKSPKCVAECPVEVDIPAFIKFVAKGDFESAVKKIKETNSLPAICGRVCPQEEQCEMKCIIGIKGKSVGIGNLERFVADWERSKLTPNPSLVKRGVPNEVRRGELVAVIGSGPSGLACAGDLAILGYQVTVFESLHVTGGVLTYGIPEFRLPKKIVDLEIQYVKSLGVEIKTDMLIGNVYTINDLLKEYKAVFIGSGAGLPKFMGIVGENYDGVYSANEFLFRVNMMKAWKFPEYLTPIKIGKRVAVVGGGNVAMDAARVSLRLGADEVYLIYRRTEKEMPARREEIHRAKEEGIIFKELTLPAKYHRGENGWITDLECIQMELGDTDSSGRRKPVEIKSSNFKIPIDTAVVAIGNSPNPLVPLRTQNLKTHSWGGIIITEDAQTSINNVYAGGDIVRGAATVISAMGDGKKAAKEINKLLSSNK